A DNA window from Myxocyprinus asiaticus isolate MX2 ecotype Aquarium Trade chromosome 15, UBuf_Myxa_2, whole genome shotgun sequence contains the following coding sequences:
- the LOC127452467 gene encoding TYRO protein tyrosine kinase-binding protein-like has protein sequence MKRILCLMVPLSGLFSSFVEGNQDCSSCYQLDTGVAIGIVTCDIVLTFVIALSVYCFMSHQKRRSSLHAQARCCGSGKVKTHPSSMRPKTIEVESPYQELYGVQSDIYSDLQQYRK, from the exons ATGAAAAGGATTCTATGTCTAATGGTCCCACTTAGTGGACTatttt CAAGCTTTGTTGAGGGGAACCAAG ACTGCAGTTCATGCTATCAGTTGGACACTGGAGTGGCTATTGGGATCGTCACTTGTGACATCGTCCTCACATTTGTCATTGCGCTCTCAGTCTACTGTTTTATGTCTCACCAGAAAAGGAGAAGCAGTTTACATGCACAGGCCAGATGTTGTGGGTCAG GCAAAGTAAAAACTCACCCGTCATCAATGAGGCCGAAGACGATTGAAGTGGAATCACCTTACCAG GAACTTTATGGAGTACAATCAGACATATACAGTGATCTTCAGCAGTATCGGAAATAA
- the LOC127452419 gene encoding zinc finger protein 236-like isoform X3, giving the protein MSSEFTLDIQLTELGFPSWNFPLSEPQSVKETFLPMHNGTEKSAPETEPLANCHEDTCVVPSASHDENFLQDSEYSSPIKHNSTINTQTSQKNSTIITEDNREKNISNNWRTKNKSSWTELKNNDKEQSREEEKKTEKEQRDSEVIEEAACLVMDDMSGEEITHDAEFDLTDDDYDDDEEEEEEEVVKEDDSCSEANGSGDNEEHHCHVCDLTFTSLFLLQEHLNMHTGARPYRCDECGKQFCQLINYRAHLLSHSQKASIHCHVCSTIFETEEQLQKHLDTNHFERQFYQCDFCKQIFTNLEVCQDHVETHRQQAKQHMLRHLELHSRGGFSCLDCERTFFSKAALLHHSFTHVGVLPYTCLKCKRHFRLPSLYHNHECKPEHIQCMACLVFFQSQEDFERHKKDTGCWGHQGVLPTKTDEIRCMECGQIFASIEELKKHASTHQRVLKCAECGMGFRSALMLMSHMGGHAGQRPCLCKDCGLGFPHQQGYDSHLKTCGLETPPVAAAKKPRLKEAPSSQRMKPIAPSVFFKTVAQGSNPATFSHSMKDQNKPTEGVRKLSLNKELPPGMPQVSSLVLDTPSSAPSVISMPVVPPSPVDSAETRKDIVEQSKTNIPSDIFIPMESDYSSSKKRRNFFEDKSSIDFGMENLTKVGEPASGEVEPNRELNVTTHLEAENELKSKSKAKPNALIDEKVDPLSSSDTASLNPMNAKIPLCIVQVKEIYDDNIKKRSSSLKPHDSSPVMPGVERTLTLKIKAETQTPESSVTGSYSLVHGSSEITLEKDQIKKAEEVVSSDRMFVKSEVECTWMGDKSENWLQGGTACAFDLDVEINDEMDSSSMEVEIGDEDSGVDMLEGELHECVTCGNILPEKDMVQHYMMHAAVSDSHRRSPIKCGSDSADQCQSTTPPCSLSRKRQNSGTKL; this is encoded by the exons ATGTCTTCAGAGTTTACCCTTGATATCCAGCTGACAGAATTGGGGTTTCCAAGCTGGAATTTCCCACTCAGTGAGCCACAGAGTGTTAAGGAGACATTTTTGCCAATGCATAATGGCACTGAAAAGTCAGCACCTGAGACTGAACCGCTTGCAAACTGTCATGAGGATACCTGTGTTGTACCAAGTGCATCTCATGACGAAAACTTTCTGCAGGACAGTGAATATTCCTCTCCCATCAAACATAACTCTACAATTAACACACAAACCTCTCAAAAGAATTCAACAATAATCACCGAAGACAACAGGGAGAAAAACATTAGTAATAATTGGagaaccaaaaacaaaagtagttggacagaactgaaaaacaaTGACAAGGAGCAAAGTAGAGAAGAGGAAAAGAAAACTGAAAAGGAACAGAGAGATTCAGAGGTGATTGAGGAAGCTGCCTGTCTTGTGATGGATGATATGTCTGGTGAAGAAATAACACATGATGCAGAATTTGATTTGACTGATGATGATTACGacgatgatgaggaggaggaggaggaagaagttGTGAAAGAAGATGATTCCTGTTCag AGGCGAATGGGTCTGGAGATAATGAAGAACATCACTGCCATGTGTGTGATCTTACCTTTACCTCTTTATTCTTACTTCAGGAACACTTGAATATGCACACAGGTGCTCGCCCCTACCGCTGTGATGAATGTGGCAAGCAGTTTTGCCAATTAATCAACTACCGTGCACACCTTCTCTCCCACTCGCAAAAAGCTTCCATCCACTGTCATGTTTGCTCAACCATCTTTGAGACTGAGGAACAACTCCAGAAGCACTTGGACACTAATCATTTTGAGAGGCAGTTCTATCAATGTGATTTCTGCAAGCAGATTTTCACTAACCTAGAGGTGTGCCAGGATCATGTCGAAACACACAGGCAACAGGCAAAACAACATATGCTTCGTCACCTTGAATTGCACAGCAGAGGGGGCTTTTCCTGCTTAGACTGTGAACGGACATTCTTCAGCAAGGCTGCCCTGTTACACCACAGTTTCACTCATGTAGGTGTCTTGCCATATACGTGTCTAAAGTGCAAACGTCATTTTCGCTTACCCTCTCTCTACCACAACCATGAATGTAAGCCAGAGCACATCCAGTGCATGGCTTGTTTGGTGTTCTTCCAGAGTCAAGAGGACTTTGAAAGGCATAAGAAGGACACAGGATGCTGGGGCCATCAAGGGGTCTTGCCTACGAAGACTGATGAGATTCGTTGCATGGAGTGTGGCCAGATCTTTGCGAGCATTGAGGAATTAAAGAAACATGCAAGCACTCACCAGAGGGTTCTGAAATGTGCTGAATGTGGTATGGGTTTCCGCTCAGCACTCATGCTTATGTCACACATGGGAGGGCATGCAGGACAGCGGCCATGTCTCTGCAAAGACTGTGGCCTTGGCTTCCCACATCAACAGGGGTATGACAGCCACCTCAAAACGTGTGGACTGGAGACCCCACCAGTG GCTGCTGCAAAAAAACCTCGACTGAAAGAAGCCCCCTCTTCACAAAGAATGAAACCAATTGCTCCTAGCGTATTCTTCAAAACTGTTGCTCAGGGCTCAAACCCAGCAACATTTTCACATAGCATGAAGGACCAAAATAAGCCTACTGAGGGTGTTCGGAAGCTTTCCTTAAATAAAGAGCTCCCTCCAGGTATGCCTCAAGTTTCCTCTCTAGTCTTAGATACACCCTCGTCTGCTCCAAGTGTCATTTCCATGCCAGTTGTCCCACCCAGCCCTGTTGATAGTGCAGAGACCAGGAAAGACATTGTGGAGCAATCCAAAACCAACATTCCCTCAGATATATTTATACCAATGGAAAGTGATTATAGTTCCTCGAAGAAGAGGAGGAACTTCTTTGAAGATAAGAGCTCAATTGATTTTGGGATGGAAAATTTAACAAAGGTAGGTGAACCGGCTTCAGGTGAGGTGGAACCTAATCGGGAATTGAACGTTACTACACATTTAGAGGCAGAGAATGAGCTAAAAAGTAAATCAAAAGCAAAACCTAATGCACTAATAGATGAAAAAGTGGATCCATTGAGTTCATCAGATACTGCATCTCTCAATCCCATGAACGCCAAGATACCATTATGTATAGTACAGGTAAAAGAGATATATGATGACAACATCAAGAAAAGGTCTTCAAGTTTGAAACCCCATGATTCCTCACCTGTAATGCCAGGGGTAGAAAGAACTCTCACTTTAAAGATAAAAGCAGAGACACAAACACCAGAGTCTTCGGTCACAGGCTCTTATAGTCTTGTCCATGGTTCTTCAGAAATTACTTTAGAAAAAGATCAGATCAAAAAGGCAGAAGAAGTTGTGTCATCTGACAGGATGTTTGTGAAGTCAGAAGTGGAATGTACCTGGATGGGGGACAAATCAGAAAATTGGCTGCAGGGGGGAACTGCATGTGCGTTTGATTTAGATGTGGAAATTAATGATGAAATGGACTCGAGCAGCATGGAGGTGGAGATTGGTGATGAAGACAGTGGAGTGGATATGTTGGAAGGTGAGCTTCATGAGTGTGTGACTTGTGGAAACATCCTTCCTGAAAAGGATATGGTCCAGCACTACATGATGCATGCTGCGGTCTCTGACAGTCACAGGCGCTCTCCTATCAAATGTGGTTCAGACTCTGCAGACCAATGTCAGTCCACAACCCCTCCATGTAGCCTATCAAGGAAAAGACAAAATTCTGGCACAAAGTTGTGA
- the LOC127452419 gene encoding uncharacterized protein LOC127452419 isoform X1 codes for MMSTTQTTSNHSSLKEEKRTAVAKLRGHVAMSSEFTLDIQLTELGFPSWNFPLSEPQSVKETFLPMHNGTEKSAPETEPLANCHEDTCVVPSASHDENFLQDSEYSSPIKHNSTINTQTSQKNSTIITEDNREKNISNNWRTKNKSSWTELKNNDKEQSREEEKKTEKEQRDSEVIEEAACLVMDDMSGEEITHDAEFDLTDDDYDDDEEEEEEEVVKEDDSCSEANGSGDNEEHHCHVCDLTFTSLFLLQEHLNMHTGARPYRCDECGKQFCQLINYRAHLLSHSQKASIHCHVCSTIFETEEQLQKHLDTNHFERQFYQCDFCKQIFTNLEVCQDHVETHRQQAKQHMLRHLELHSRGGFSCLDCERTFFSKAALLHHSFTHVGVLPYTCLKCKRHFRLPSLYHNHECKPEHIQCMACLVFFQSQEDFERHKKDTGCWGHQGVLPTKTDEIRCMECGQIFASIEELKKHASTHQRVLKCAECGMGFRSALMLMSHMGGHAGQRPCLCKDCGLGFPHQQGYDSHLKTCGLETPPVAAAKKPRLKEAPSSQRMKPIAPSVFFKTVAQGSNPATFSHSMKDQNKPTEGVRKLSLNKELPPGMPQVSSLVLDTPSSAPSVISMPVVPPSPVDSAETRKDIVEQSKTNIPSDIFIPMESDYSSSKKRRNFFEDKSSIDFGMENLTKVGEPASGEVEPNRELNVTTHLEAENELKSKSKAKPNALIDEKVDPLSSSDTASLNPMNAKIPLCIVQVKEIYDDNIKKRSSSLKPHDSSPVMPGVERTLTLKIKAETQTPESSVTGSYSLVHGSSEITLEKDQIKKAEEVVSSDRMFVKSEVECTWMGDKSENWLQGGTACAFDLDVEINDEMDSSSMEVEIGDEDSGVDMLEGELHECVTCGNILPEKDMVQHYMMHAAVSDSHRRSPIKCGSDSADQCQSTTPPCSLSRKRQNSGTKL; via the exons ATGATGTCAACCACCCAGACTACGTCCAATCACTCTTCTCTCAAAGAAGAAAAACGCACAGCAGTAGCGAAACTGAGAGGACATG ttgctATGTCTTCAGAGTTTACCCTTGATATCCAGCTGACAGAATTGGGGTTTCCAAGCTGGAATTTCCCACTCAGTGAGCCACAGAGTGTTAAGGAGACATTTTTGCCAATGCATAATGGCACTGAAAAGTCAGCACCTGAGACTGAACCGCTTGCAAACTGTCATGAGGATACCTGTGTTGTACCAAGTGCATCTCATGACGAAAACTTTCTGCAGGACAGTGAATATTCCTCTCCCATCAAACATAACTCTACAATTAACACACAAACCTCTCAAAAGAATTCAACAATAATCACCGAAGACAACAGGGAGAAAAACATTAGTAATAATTGGagaaccaaaaacaaaagtagttggacagaactgaaaaacaaTGACAAGGAGCAAAGTAGAGAAGAGGAAAAGAAAACTGAAAAGGAACAGAGAGATTCAGAGGTGATTGAGGAAGCTGCCTGTCTTGTGATGGATGATATGTCTGGTGAAGAAATAACACATGATGCAGAATTTGATTTGACTGATGATGATTACGacgatgatgaggaggaggaggaggaagaagttGTGAAAGAAGATGATTCCTGTTCag AGGCGAATGGGTCTGGAGATAATGAAGAACATCACTGCCATGTGTGTGATCTTACCTTTACCTCTTTATTCTTACTTCAGGAACACTTGAATATGCACACAGGTGCTCGCCCCTACCGCTGTGATGAATGTGGCAAGCAGTTTTGCCAATTAATCAACTACCGTGCACACCTTCTCTCCCACTCGCAAAAAGCTTCCATCCACTGTCATGTTTGCTCAACCATCTTTGAGACTGAGGAACAACTCCAGAAGCACTTGGACACTAATCATTTTGAGAGGCAGTTCTATCAATGTGATTTCTGCAAGCAGATTTTCACTAACCTAGAGGTGTGCCAGGATCATGTCGAAACACACAGGCAACAGGCAAAACAACATATGCTTCGTCACCTTGAATTGCACAGCAGAGGGGGCTTTTCCTGCTTAGACTGTGAACGGACATTCTTCAGCAAGGCTGCCCTGTTACACCACAGTTTCACTCATGTAGGTGTCTTGCCATATACGTGTCTAAAGTGCAAACGTCATTTTCGCTTACCCTCTCTCTACCACAACCATGAATGTAAGCCAGAGCACATCCAGTGCATGGCTTGTTTGGTGTTCTTCCAGAGTCAAGAGGACTTTGAAAGGCATAAGAAGGACACAGGATGCTGGGGCCATCAAGGGGTCTTGCCTACGAAGACTGATGAGATTCGTTGCATGGAGTGTGGCCAGATCTTTGCGAGCATTGAGGAATTAAAGAAACATGCAAGCACTCACCAGAGGGTTCTGAAATGTGCTGAATGTGGTATGGGTTTCCGCTCAGCACTCATGCTTATGTCACACATGGGAGGGCATGCAGGACAGCGGCCATGTCTCTGCAAAGACTGTGGCCTTGGCTTCCCACATCAACAGGGGTATGACAGCCACCTCAAAACGTGTGGACTGGAGACCCCACCAGTG GCTGCTGCAAAAAAACCTCGACTGAAAGAAGCCCCCTCTTCACAAAGAATGAAACCAATTGCTCCTAGCGTATTCTTCAAAACTGTTGCTCAGGGCTCAAACCCAGCAACATTTTCACATAGCATGAAGGACCAAAATAAGCCTACTGAGGGTGTTCGGAAGCTTTCCTTAAATAAAGAGCTCCCTCCAGGTATGCCTCAAGTTTCCTCTCTAGTCTTAGATACACCCTCGTCTGCTCCAAGTGTCATTTCCATGCCAGTTGTCCCACCCAGCCCTGTTGATAGTGCAGAGACCAGGAAAGACATTGTGGAGCAATCCAAAACCAACATTCCCTCAGATATATTTATACCAATGGAAAGTGATTATAGTTCCTCGAAGAAGAGGAGGAACTTCTTTGAAGATAAGAGCTCAATTGATTTTGGGATGGAAAATTTAACAAAGGTAGGTGAACCGGCTTCAGGTGAGGTGGAACCTAATCGGGAATTGAACGTTACTACACATTTAGAGGCAGAGAATGAGCTAAAAAGTAAATCAAAAGCAAAACCTAATGCACTAATAGATGAAAAAGTGGATCCATTGAGTTCATCAGATACTGCATCTCTCAATCCCATGAACGCCAAGATACCATTATGTATAGTACAGGTAAAAGAGATATATGATGACAACATCAAGAAAAGGTCTTCAAGTTTGAAACCCCATGATTCCTCACCTGTAATGCCAGGGGTAGAAAGAACTCTCACTTTAAAGATAAAAGCAGAGACACAAACACCAGAGTCTTCGGTCACAGGCTCTTATAGTCTTGTCCATGGTTCTTCAGAAATTACTTTAGAAAAAGATCAGATCAAAAAGGCAGAAGAAGTTGTGTCATCTGACAGGATGTTTGTGAAGTCAGAAGTGGAATGTACCTGGATGGGGGACAAATCAGAAAATTGGCTGCAGGGGGGAACTGCATGTGCGTTTGATTTAGATGTGGAAATTAATGATGAAATGGACTCGAGCAGCATGGAGGTGGAGATTGGTGATGAAGACAGTGGAGTGGATATGTTGGAAGGTGAGCTTCATGAGTGTGTGACTTGTGGAAACATCCTTCCTGAAAAGGATATGGTCCAGCACTACATGATGCATGCTGCGGTCTCTGACAGTCACAGGCGCTCTCCTATCAAATGTGGTTCAGACTCTGCAGACCAATGTCAGTCCACAACCCCTCCATGTAGCCTATCAAGGAAAAGACAAAATTCTGGCACAAAGTTGTGA
- the LOC127452419 gene encoding zinc finger protein 615-like isoform X2, whose protein sequence is MFAMSSEFTLDIQLTELGFPSWNFPLSEPQSVKETFLPMHNGTEKSAPETEPLANCHEDTCVVPSASHDENFLQDSEYSSPIKHNSTINTQTSQKNSTIITEDNREKNISNNWRTKNKSSWTELKNNDKEQSREEEKKTEKEQRDSEVIEEAACLVMDDMSGEEITHDAEFDLTDDDYDDDEEEEEEEVVKEDDSCSEANGSGDNEEHHCHVCDLTFTSLFLLQEHLNMHTGARPYRCDECGKQFCQLINYRAHLLSHSQKASIHCHVCSTIFETEEQLQKHLDTNHFERQFYQCDFCKQIFTNLEVCQDHVETHRQQAKQHMLRHLELHSRGGFSCLDCERTFFSKAALLHHSFTHVGVLPYTCLKCKRHFRLPSLYHNHECKPEHIQCMACLVFFQSQEDFERHKKDTGCWGHQGVLPTKTDEIRCMECGQIFASIEELKKHASTHQRVLKCAECGMGFRSALMLMSHMGGHAGQRPCLCKDCGLGFPHQQGYDSHLKTCGLETPPVAAAKKPRLKEAPSSQRMKPIAPSVFFKTVAQGSNPATFSHSMKDQNKPTEGVRKLSLNKELPPGMPQVSSLVLDTPSSAPSVISMPVVPPSPVDSAETRKDIVEQSKTNIPSDIFIPMESDYSSSKKRRNFFEDKSSIDFGMENLTKVGEPASGEVEPNRELNVTTHLEAENELKSKSKAKPNALIDEKVDPLSSSDTASLNPMNAKIPLCIVQVKEIYDDNIKKRSSSLKPHDSSPVMPGVERTLTLKIKAETQTPESSVTGSYSLVHGSSEITLEKDQIKKAEEVVSSDRMFVKSEVECTWMGDKSENWLQGGTACAFDLDVEINDEMDSSSMEVEIGDEDSGVDMLEGELHECVTCGNILPEKDMVQHYMMHAAVSDSHRRSPIKCGSDSADQCQSTTPPCSLSRKRQNSGTKL, encoded by the exons ATGT ttgctATGTCTTCAGAGTTTACCCTTGATATCCAGCTGACAGAATTGGGGTTTCCAAGCTGGAATTTCCCACTCAGTGAGCCACAGAGTGTTAAGGAGACATTTTTGCCAATGCATAATGGCACTGAAAAGTCAGCACCTGAGACTGAACCGCTTGCAAACTGTCATGAGGATACCTGTGTTGTACCAAGTGCATCTCATGACGAAAACTTTCTGCAGGACAGTGAATATTCCTCTCCCATCAAACATAACTCTACAATTAACACACAAACCTCTCAAAAGAATTCAACAATAATCACCGAAGACAACAGGGAGAAAAACATTAGTAATAATTGGagaaccaaaaacaaaagtagttggacagaactgaaaaacaaTGACAAGGAGCAAAGTAGAGAAGAGGAAAAGAAAACTGAAAAGGAACAGAGAGATTCAGAGGTGATTGAGGAAGCTGCCTGTCTTGTGATGGATGATATGTCTGGTGAAGAAATAACACATGATGCAGAATTTGATTTGACTGATGATGATTACGacgatgatgaggaggaggaggaggaagaagttGTGAAAGAAGATGATTCCTGTTCag AGGCGAATGGGTCTGGAGATAATGAAGAACATCACTGCCATGTGTGTGATCTTACCTTTACCTCTTTATTCTTACTTCAGGAACACTTGAATATGCACACAGGTGCTCGCCCCTACCGCTGTGATGAATGTGGCAAGCAGTTTTGCCAATTAATCAACTACCGTGCACACCTTCTCTCCCACTCGCAAAAAGCTTCCATCCACTGTCATGTTTGCTCAACCATCTTTGAGACTGAGGAACAACTCCAGAAGCACTTGGACACTAATCATTTTGAGAGGCAGTTCTATCAATGTGATTTCTGCAAGCAGATTTTCACTAACCTAGAGGTGTGCCAGGATCATGTCGAAACACACAGGCAACAGGCAAAACAACATATGCTTCGTCACCTTGAATTGCACAGCAGAGGGGGCTTTTCCTGCTTAGACTGTGAACGGACATTCTTCAGCAAGGCTGCCCTGTTACACCACAGTTTCACTCATGTAGGTGTCTTGCCATATACGTGTCTAAAGTGCAAACGTCATTTTCGCTTACCCTCTCTCTACCACAACCATGAATGTAAGCCAGAGCACATCCAGTGCATGGCTTGTTTGGTGTTCTTCCAGAGTCAAGAGGACTTTGAAAGGCATAAGAAGGACACAGGATGCTGGGGCCATCAAGGGGTCTTGCCTACGAAGACTGATGAGATTCGTTGCATGGAGTGTGGCCAGATCTTTGCGAGCATTGAGGAATTAAAGAAACATGCAAGCACTCACCAGAGGGTTCTGAAATGTGCTGAATGTGGTATGGGTTTCCGCTCAGCACTCATGCTTATGTCACACATGGGAGGGCATGCAGGACAGCGGCCATGTCTCTGCAAAGACTGTGGCCTTGGCTTCCCACATCAACAGGGGTATGACAGCCACCTCAAAACGTGTGGACTGGAGACCCCACCAGTG GCTGCTGCAAAAAAACCTCGACTGAAAGAAGCCCCCTCTTCACAAAGAATGAAACCAATTGCTCCTAGCGTATTCTTCAAAACTGTTGCTCAGGGCTCAAACCCAGCAACATTTTCACATAGCATGAAGGACCAAAATAAGCCTACTGAGGGTGTTCGGAAGCTTTCCTTAAATAAAGAGCTCCCTCCAGGTATGCCTCAAGTTTCCTCTCTAGTCTTAGATACACCCTCGTCTGCTCCAAGTGTCATTTCCATGCCAGTTGTCCCACCCAGCCCTGTTGATAGTGCAGAGACCAGGAAAGACATTGTGGAGCAATCCAAAACCAACATTCCCTCAGATATATTTATACCAATGGAAAGTGATTATAGTTCCTCGAAGAAGAGGAGGAACTTCTTTGAAGATAAGAGCTCAATTGATTTTGGGATGGAAAATTTAACAAAGGTAGGTGAACCGGCTTCAGGTGAGGTGGAACCTAATCGGGAATTGAACGTTACTACACATTTAGAGGCAGAGAATGAGCTAAAAAGTAAATCAAAAGCAAAACCTAATGCACTAATAGATGAAAAAGTGGATCCATTGAGTTCATCAGATACTGCATCTCTCAATCCCATGAACGCCAAGATACCATTATGTATAGTACAGGTAAAAGAGATATATGATGACAACATCAAGAAAAGGTCTTCAAGTTTGAAACCCCATGATTCCTCACCTGTAATGCCAGGGGTAGAAAGAACTCTCACTTTAAAGATAAAAGCAGAGACACAAACACCAGAGTCTTCGGTCACAGGCTCTTATAGTCTTGTCCATGGTTCTTCAGAAATTACTTTAGAAAAAGATCAGATCAAAAAGGCAGAAGAAGTTGTGTCATCTGACAGGATGTTTGTGAAGTCAGAAGTGGAATGTACCTGGATGGGGGACAAATCAGAAAATTGGCTGCAGGGGGGAACTGCATGTGCGTTTGATTTAGATGTGGAAATTAATGATGAAATGGACTCGAGCAGCATGGAGGTGGAGATTGGTGATGAAGACAGTGGAGTGGATATGTTGGAAGGTGAGCTTCATGAGTGTGTGACTTGTGGAAACATCCTTCCTGAAAAGGATATGGTCCAGCACTACATGATGCATGCTGCGGTCTCTGACAGTCACAGGCGCTCTCCTATCAAATGTGGTTCAGACTCTGCAGACCAATGTCAGTCCACAACCCCTCCATGTAGCCTATCAAGGAAAAGACAAAATTCTGGCACAAAGTTGTGA